The Sphingobium sp. JS3065 genome includes a region encoding these proteins:
- a CDS encoding MerR family transcriptional regulator, whose translation MEKAEGAFLTISELASELDLPQHILRYWETRFTQLRPLQRSGNRRYYRPADVALVRRINHLLNVEGFTVRGAQKALADGGPPVLSAPAPAKNGEAGSSADLLPRLEAIRAALAKAIGE comes from the coding sequence ATGGAAAAGGCAGAAGGCGCATTTCTGACGATCAGTGAGCTGGCGAGCGAACTCGATCTACCGCAGCACATATTGCGCTATTGGGAGACACGCTTCACCCAGTTGCGCCCGCTCCAGCGGTCGGGCAATCGCCGCTATTACCGGCCCGCCGACGTGGCGCTGGTGCGGCGGATCAACCATCTGCTGAATGTCGAGGGGTTCACGGTGCGGGGCGCGCAAAAGGCTCTGGCCGATGGCGGTCCGCCGGTCCTGTCCGCGCCAGCACCGGCGAAGAATGGCGAAGCTGGCTCCAGCGCCGATCTGCTCCCCCGGCTGGAGGCCATTCGCGCCGCGCTGGCCAAGGCGATCGGGGAATGA
- the ihfA gene encoding integration host factor subunit alpha — MSGTGTLTRADLAESVNRHIGLSRAEAATLIESILEHMSAALERGENVKISSFGTFVLRDKTQRMGRNPKTGVEVPIEPRRVLTFRASQTMRDRVASA, encoded by the coding sequence ATGAGCGGTACGGGGACTCTGACGCGTGCGGATCTAGCGGAGAGCGTGAACCGCCATATTGGCCTGTCGCGGGCGGAAGCGGCAACATTGATCGAATCCATATTGGAGCATATGTCCGCCGCGCTCGAACGCGGGGAAAATGTGAAGATCTCCAGCTTCGGCACTTTCGTCCTGCGGGACAAGACGCAGCGCATGGGCCGTAACCCGAAGACGGGCGTCGAAGTGCCGATCGAACCGCGCCGGGTGCTGACCTTCCGCGCCAGCCAGACGATGCGGGATCGCGTCGCCTCGGCGTGA